A DNA window from Hordeum vulgare subsp. vulgare chromosome 1H, MorexV3_pseudomolecules_assembly, whole genome shotgun sequence contains the following coding sequences:
- the LOC123413186 gene encoding transcription initiation factor IIB-like, which translates to MYTSTSSAADERVYCPECHRATEVVLDHATGDTICTECALVLDAHYIDECSEWRNFADDGGGDDRDPSRVGASGDPFLNAKLSTVIVYSNKSSATGVGANALPRMSVRDADASAASENTLVDGFRGIADMADRLGLVATIRDLAKETFKKLYDAKGSPRGRKRDAVYAACLYIACRNLGMPRTYKELASVTAGGAESKKDIGKMTTHIKRLLGEEDGQVMDIGVVSASDYLRRFCSRLGLGNQEVRDAQEAVRKVEEGLDVRRNPESVAAAIIYMVVQRAGAGRSVKDVSVATGVAEGTIKEAHKDLSPHAQMLFG; encoded by the coding sequence ATGTACACCAGCACCAGCTCTGCTGCCGACGAGCGAGTGTACTGCCCGGAGTGCCACCGCGCGACGGAGGTTGTGCTCGACCACGCCACCGGCGACACAATCTGCACCGAGTGCGCGCTCGTTCTCGACGCGCACTACATCGACGAGTGTTCCGAGTGGCGCAACTTCgcggacgacggcggcggcgacgaccgcGACCCCAGCCGCGTCGGCGCGTCCGGAGACCCCTTCCTCAACGCTAAACTCTCCACGGTCAttgtctactccaacaagtcctccGCCACCGGCGTGGGGGCCAACGCCCTGCCGAGGATGTCGGTGCGCGATGCCGACGCTAGCGCGGCGTCCGAAAACACCCTCGTCGACGGCTTCCGCGGCATCGCTGACATGGCCGACCGGCTTGGACTCGTGGCCACGATCCGGGACCTGGCCAAGGAGACGTTCAAGAAGCTGTACGATGCCAAGGGCTCCCCTCGCGGCCGGAAGCGGGACGCCGTCTACGCTGCCTGCCTCTACATCGCCTGCCGCAACCTCGGCATGCCACGCACGTACAAGGAGCTCGCCTCCGTCACCGCTGGGGGCGCGGAATCGAAGAAGGACATTGGCAAGATGACGACGCACATCAAGAGGCTCCTTGGGGAGGAGGACGGCCAGGTGATGGACATCGGCGTCGTGAGCGCCTCCGACTACCTGCGCCGCTTCTGCTCCCGGCTCGGCCTGGGAAACCAGGAGGTGCGCGACGCGCAGGAGGCAGTGCGGAAGGTCGAGGAAGGCCTCGACGTGCGCCGCAACCCGGAGTCTGTCGCCGCAGCCATCATCTACATGGTTGTGCAGCGTGCCGGCGCCGGCAGGTCCGTCAAGGACGTGTCCGTGGCCACCGGCGTCGCCGAGGGCACCATCAAGGAGGCGCACAAAGACCTCAGTCCGCACGCCCAGATGCTCTTCGGCTGA